In Pseudomonas sp. ADAK18, a single window of DNA contains:
- the pta gene encoding phosphate acetyltransferase has protein sequence MQTFFIAPTDFGVGLTSISLGLVRTLERAGLKVGFFKPIAQPHPGDTGPERSTELVARTHGLKPPQPLGLAHVERMLGDGQLDELLEEIITLYQQAAVGKDVLIVEGMVPTRSASYAARVNLHLAKSLDAEVILVSAPENEVLTELSGRVELQAQLFGGPKDPKVLGVILNKVRTEESMEAFSARLKEHSPLLRSGDFRLLGCIPYQPELNAPRTRDVADLMGAQILNAGDYETRRMTKIIICARTMRNTVELLKPGVLVVTPGDRDDIILAVSLAAINGVPLAGLLLTSDTLPDPRIMDLCRGAFQAGLPVLSVSTGSYDTANLLNSLNKEIPIDDRERAEIITDFVASHLDARWLHQRCGTPREMRLSPAVFRYQLIQRAQAANKRIVLPEGSEPLTVQAAAICQARGIARCVLLAKPADVEAVARAQGIELPEGLEILDPDLIRQRYVEPMVALRKSKSLNAPMAEQQLEDTVVIATMMLALDEVDGLVSGVIHSTANTIRPALQLIKTAPGCTLVSSVFFMLFPEQVLVYGDCVMNPHPSAAELAEIALQSADSAAAFGITPRVAMISYSSGDSASGEEVEKVREATLLAHEAQSSLLIDGPLQYDAAANETVARQLAPNSLVAGKATVFVFPDLNTGNTTHKAVQRSADCVSLGPMLQGLRKPVNDLPRGAQVDDIVYTIALTAIQAANRPMDV, from the coding sequence ATGCAGACTTTTTTTATCGCGCCCACCGATTTTGGTGTGGGTCTGACCTCCATCAGCCTTGGGCTGGTGCGCACCCTTGAACGGGCCGGACTGAAAGTCGGCTTCTTCAAACCCATTGCCCAGCCGCATCCCGGCGATACGGGGCCGGAGCGTTCTACCGAGCTGGTAGCCCGTACCCATGGCCTGAAACCGCCACAGCCGCTGGGCCTGGCCCACGTCGAGCGCATGCTCGGCGACGGCCAGTTGGATGAGTTGCTGGAAGAAATCATCACCCTTTACCAGCAAGCAGCCGTGGGCAAGGACGTGCTGATCGTCGAAGGCATGGTGCCAACCCGCAGCGCCAGCTATGCCGCACGGGTCAACCTGCACCTGGCGAAAAGCCTGGATGCCGAAGTGATTCTGGTCTCGGCGCCGGAAAACGAAGTGCTGACCGAGCTGTCCGGCCGCGTGGAACTGCAGGCCCAACTGTTTGGCGGCCCGAAAGACCCGAAAGTCCTCGGTGTGATCCTCAACAAGGTGCGCACCGAGGAAAGCATGGAGGCGTTCTCCGCGCGGCTCAAAGAGCATTCGCCATTGTTGCGCAGCGGTGATTTCCGCCTGCTGGGCTGCATTCCCTACCAGCCGGAACTCAACGCCCCGCGCACCCGCGACGTGGCTGACCTGATGGGCGCGCAAATCCTCAACGCCGGCGACTACGAAACCCGGCGCATGACCAAAATCATCATCTGCGCCCGCACCATGCGCAACACCGTGGAGCTGCTCAAGCCTGGTGTGCTGGTGGTAACGCCGGGGGATCGCGATGACATCATCCTCGCCGTCAGCCTCGCCGCCATCAACGGCGTGCCCCTGGCCGGCCTGCTGCTGACCAGCGACACCCTGCCCGACCCACGCATCATGGACCTGTGCCGTGGTGCCTTCCAGGCCGGGCTACCGGTGTTGTCGGTAAGCACTGGCTCTTACGACACCGCCAACCTGCTCAACAGCCTGAACAAGGAAATCCCGATTGATGACCGCGAACGTGCGGAGATCATCACCGACTTCGTCGCCAGCCACCTCGACGCCCGCTGGTTGCACCAACGCTGTGGCACGCCTCGGGAGATGCGCCTGTCGCCGGCGGTGTTCCGTTATCAATTGATCCAGCGCGCCCAGGCGGCCAACAAGCGCATCGTCCTGCCCGAAGGCAGCGAGCCGTTGACCGTGCAGGCCGCCGCGATCTGCCAGGCACGAGGCATCGCCCGTTGCGTGTTGCTGGCCAAACCTGCGGACGTGGAAGCGGTAGCCCGGGCGCAAGGTATCGAGCTGCCCGAAGGCTTGGAGATTCTCGACCCGGACCTGATTCGCCAACGCTATGTCGAGCCCATGGTGGCCTTGCGCAAAAGCAAAAGTCTCAACGCTCCGATGGCCGAGCAGCAACTGGAAGACACCGTGGTGATCGCCACCATGATGCTCGCGCTGGATGAAGTCGACGGCCTGGTCTCCGGCGTCATCCACTCCACCGCCAACACCATCCGCCCGGCTTTGCAGCTGATTAAAACCGCGCCAGGCTGCACCTTGGTGTCGTCGGTATTTTTCATGCTGTTCCCCGAGCAGGTGCTGGTCTACGGCGACTGCGTGATGAACCCCCACCCAAGCGCCGCAGAGCTTGCGGAAATTGCCCTGCAAAGTGCCGACTCGGCTGCCGCATTCGGTATCACGCCTCGGGTGGCGATGATCAGCTATTCCAGTGGTGATTCGGCCAGCGGCGAAGAAGTGGAAAAGGTTCGTGAAGCCACGCTGCTCGCCCACGAAGCCCAAAGCTCGCTGCTGATCGACGGCCCGTTGCAATACGACGCCGCCGCCAACGAAACCGTTGCCCGGCAACTGGCCCCCAACAGCCTGGTCGCCGGCAAGGCCACGGTGTTCGTGTTCCCCGACCTGAACACCGGCAACACCACCCACAAAGCGGTGCAACGCAGTGCCGATTGCGTCAGCCTGGGGCCGATGCTGCAAGGCCTGCGCAAACCGGTGAACGACCTGCCCCGCGGGGCCCAGGTGGACGACATCGTGTACACCATCGCTCTGACTGCGATTCAAGCCGCCAACCGACCTATGGATGTCTAA
- a CDS encoding DUF3565 domain-containing protein, protein METALLAAIGMGRDLLHKNEERTSLNKDLPESEQNPDKRGRTSDSTVMGFHQDEDQHWVVELSCGHTQHLRHQPPWQSRAWVNDPAQRLEKIGRPFACGWCAQDSDRDNLGT, encoded by the coding sequence ATGGAGACAGCCTTATTGGCGGCGATCGGCATGGGGCGAGACCTTTTGCATAAGAATGAAGAACGGACAAGTCTAAACAAGGATTTGCCCGAAAGCGAACAGAACCCGGACAAACGGGGTCGAACAAGCGACTCGACGGTCATGGGTTTTCATCAGGATGAAGACCAACACTGGGTCGTCGAGCTTTCCTGCGGCCACACCCAACACCTGCGCCACCAGCCGCCGTGGCAATCCCGGGCCTGGGTCAATGACCCTGCGCAACGCCTTGAAAAAATAGGCCGGCCCTTTGCGTGTGGCTGGTGTGCGCAGGACTCAGATAGAGATAACCTTGGCACTTGA